One window from the genome of Bacteroidota bacterium encodes:
- a CDS encoding protein phosphatase 2C domain-containing protein, whose protein sequence is MNINYICESKCGLVRETNQDHADTLQTEDGFLAVVCDGVGGNNGGETASRIAVDSIIEAFKDTTGMHPLDRLSAGIRHANYRITEAASLDVELKGMATTVVVLYLDKNGAYWAHAGDSRIYFFFNGELQQLTKDHSLVQNMVDKGIITSQTAEKHPFKNIITRAVGEKDEIEIETCKMDLDSSDELKFLLCTDGVSGMISKNDIIDILSMEDLSEMDVRISNLVEANGATDNYTFIIISNK, encoded by the coding sequence ATGAATATAAATTACATTTGTGAGTCAAAGTGTGGACTTGTTCGCGAGACCAACCAGGACCACGCCGATACACTTCAAACAGAAGACGGATTTCTTGCCGTCGTTTGTGATGGAGTGGGTGGAAATAATGGTGGCGAGACGGCATCGCGGATCGCAGTTGATTCAATAATTGAAGCATTCAAAGATACAACCGGGATGCATCCATTGGATCGTTTGAGTGCAGGGATAAGGCATGCAAACTACAGGATTACGGAGGCAGCCTCCCTTGATGTTGAACTAAAAGGAATGGCGACTACTGTCGTTGTTCTTTATCTCGACAAAAACGGTGCATATTGGGCACACGCAGGCGATTCGAGGATATATTTCTTCTTTAACGGAGAATTGCAGCAACTGACAAAAGACCATTCGCTGGTGCAGAATATGGTTGATAAAGGTATCATTACATCACAGACCGCTGAAAAACATCCTTTTAAAAATATTATCACCCGCGCTGTGGGTGAGAAGGATGAAATCGAAATTGAGACCTGTAAGATGGACCTTGACTCATCCGACGAACTCAAATTTCTCCTTTGCACAGACGGAGTCAGCGGCATGATTTCCAAAAATGATATTATCGACATTTTATCGATGGAGGATCTTTCTGAGATGGATGTGAGAATATCGAATCTTGTTGAAGCAAACGGTGCAACTGACAATTACACATTTATAATAATTAGTAACAAATAG
- a CDS encoding BamA/TamA family outer membrane protein, producing MKTEHFDIYYNAEMAPVAEIGARIAEDAWSRLKVEFSHTITHPIPLIFYNTHIQFQQTNVSPGFIPEGVGGFFEFLKGRVVIPFLGSMEQFRHVINHELTHVFMTSKVTRLYKDRKWTSANLPPLWFVEGLAEFYSTRPDAQANMTMRDALLNNYFTGLKNIDAVYGSFIMYKFGQAFMEFINEKYGKWYIIRMLENLHLSEDFDEVMSITLGKSIDEIDAEWTEAERKKYFPLVNTHSSNSLVTKKIISGGYNFDPIVWIDTVRQKYNLVYSANKDGYSSLYISEMDSSFSKEIKRERLLTAERGADFESVHLFEPSLAVSVNGTAAFITRSKESDVIHFIDLKGNEKIRTLRLDSIISISDPTFTTSGDLLFRGIDKKGFTDIYRLPSNGNLVRLTADHFNDRYPTEGVAEDEIIFVSDRTNDGGRVFSNIFSIKNTGENLTRLTSSNSNFAYPKLTSDKAKLFTANDADGVYNLYSLNIISGRFTDSLKPVTSLYTGLESPFSIHGNSIFFTSIERLSFDIYKFSLDTKDTLKLPSVSLSSRNVANLGNFDILPAESKKGVVNYSEDYTLDYAQSQISTDPVFGTRGGALFSLSDLLGDDRFFMLLFNTAETQSDFLENFNVDIFRLNSKNRTNWGYGIFNYRGRRYDLRESDEYYYEKSFGSYFVLQYPLSSFDRLETSISLANVNKDIIGFGNDTKSLLLSNSVAYVFDNALWGPSGPLDGMRFRFQLGMTHDIRYKNENFYSLIVDYRHYQRLLYTTSLAFRASVYWNEGTTTRRYIAGGSWDLRGYPRFGLRGQKFWMTSVELRFPLIDRIALQLPFVGLSFSGIRGALFFDAGSLWDKTYTETLGSVGVGFRFNLFNLILFRYDIGKKIENNFSRFQDGLFYQFFFGWDF from the coding sequence ATGAAGACAGAGCATTTCGATATTTATTACAATGCCGAAATGGCGCCTGTTGCAGAGATTGGTGCCAGGATCGCTGAAGATGCATGGTCCCGGCTTAAAGTTGAATTTTCGCATACGATTACTCATCCCATCCCTTTAATTTTTTACAATACACATATTCAGTTTCAACAAACCAATGTTTCGCCTGGGTTTATTCCTGAAGGAGTGGGTGGATTTTTTGAATTTCTGAAAGGAAGGGTGGTAATTCCGTTCCTTGGATCGATGGAACAGTTTCGTCATGTTATAAATCATGAACTCACTCATGTATTCATGACATCGAAAGTCACAAGGTTATATAAAGACCGGAAATGGACATCGGCGAACCTGCCTCCGCTCTGGTTCGTCGAGGGGCTTGCAGAGTTTTACTCCACCAGACCTGATGCCCAGGCAAACATGACAATGCGGGACGCACTCCTAAACAACTACTTCACAGGTCTGAAGAATATTGATGCAGTTTACGGCTCATTTATAATGTACAAGTTTGGTCAGGCATTCATGGAATTTATAAATGAGAAGTATGGCAAATGGTACATCATAAGGATGCTCGAAAACCTCCATCTCTCCGAAGATTTTGACGAGGTAATGTCGATCACGCTGGGGAAGTCGATTGATGAGATTGATGCCGAATGGACAGAAGCCGAAAGGAAGAAATATTTCCCGCTGGTAAATACCCATTCTTCAAACTCTCTGGTAACCAAAAAAATAATTTCCGGTGGATACAATTTTGATCCCATTGTCTGGATCGATACAGTAAGGCAAAAGTATAATCTGGTTTATAGCGCGAACAAAGACGGCTATTCATCGTTATACATCTCTGAGATGGATTCTTCCTTTTCCAAAGAGATCAAAAGAGAGAGGCTGTTGACTGCCGAAAGAGGTGCAGATTTCGAATCTGTTCATCTGTTCGAGCCGTCACTTGCGGTTTCAGTAAATGGTACAGCAGCCTTCATTACAAGATCAAAAGAAAGTGATGTGATACACTTTATTGATCTGAAAGGAAATGAGAAAATCAGGACACTCCGTCTGGATTCCATCATCTCCATATCCGATCCTACTTTTACAACCTCGGGGGATTTGCTTTTCAGGGGTATCGACAAAAAAGGCTTCACCGACATTTACCGGCTGCCTTCGAACGGAAATCTGGTGCGGCTTACCGCTGACCATTTTAATGATCGTTATCCAACAGAAGGGGTTGCTGAGGACGAAATAATATTTGTATCCGACAGAACAAATGACGGGGGGAGGGTTTTCTCCAACATTTTCAGTATTAAAAACACGGGCGAAAACCTGACCCGCCTCACATCGTCAAATTCAAACTTTGCGTATCCGAAACTCACTTCGGACAAAGCAAAACTGTTTACCGCAAACGATGCTGACGGAGTTTACAATCTCTACTCGCTGAATATCATATCGGGCAGGTTTACCGATTCGCTGAAACCTGTCACTTCCTTGTACACGGGACTCGAATCTCCTTTTTCAATCCACGGGAATTCAATTTTCTTTACATCAATCGAAAGATTGAGTTTTGATATCTACAAATTCAGTCTTGACACAAAAGATACTCTCAAACTGCCGTCAGTCTCCTTGAGCTCCCGTAATGTGGCAAATTTAGGTAATTTTGATATCCTTCCGGCAGAATCGAAAAAAGGAGTTGTAAATTATTCCGAGGATTACACTCTCGATTACGCTCAAAGTCAGATTTCGACTGATCCGGTTTTTGGTACAAGGGGTGGAGCGCTTTTCTCATTGAGTGATCTTTTGGGTGACGACCGTTTCTTCATGCTTCTTTTCAATACTGCCGAGACACAATCCGATTTCCTTGAAAATTTTAATGTGGATATCTTCAGGTTAAATTCCAAAAACAGGACGAACTGGGGTTACGGGATATTTAATTATCGCGGGAGGCGTTATGACCTTCGTGAGAGCGACGAGTACTATTATGAAAAGAGTTTCGGGTCTTACTTTGTGTTGCAATATCCACTTTCCTCTTTCGACCGGTTGGAGACCTCAATATCACTCGCAAATGTAAACAAGGATATCATCGGTTTTGGGAATGACACAAAATCACTTCTCCTTAGCAACAGTGTTGCTTATGTATTCGACAATGCATTGTGGGGACCCTCCGGTCCGCTCGATGGAATGAGATTCAGATTTCAACTCGGAATGACCCACGATATCAGATATAAAAATGAGAATTTTTACAGTCTGATAGTGGATTACAGGCATTACCAGCGACTGTTATACACCACAAGTCTAGCTTTTCGGGCATCTGTTTACTGGAACGAAGGGACAACCACACGCAGGTACATAGCCGGAGGGAGTTGGGATTTGCGGGGATATCCGAGATTCGGTTTGCGGGGACAGAAGTTTTGGATGACATCGGTCGAACTCAGATTCCCTTTGATCGACAGAATTGCCCTGCAACTCCCGTTCGTCGGATTGAGTTTCTCCGGAATTCGAGGAGCACTTTTTTTTGATGCGGGTTCCCTCTGGGACAAGACCTACACCGAAACTCTCGGAAGTGTAGGCGTCGGATTTCGTTTCAATCTGTTCAACCTGATTCTGTTCCGGTACGACATCGGCAAGAAGATTGAAAATAATTTCAGCCGTTTCCAGGATGGTCTTTTTTATCAGTTTTTCTTTGGGTGGGATTTTTGA
- the ptsP gene encoding phosphoenolpyruvate--protein phosphotransferase, whose amino-acid sequence MKGYDLLLSSSFNWLKGIPAAPGLYIGKSYVYSKEAIVIKDGQIEDIDEAVAAFNEALERSRKELDKIFNVAKEKMGEQRAAIFEAQLLILEDPDLVGVIQDRIVAEKREPESIVKEEFNKLTAIMYDTEDVYMKERANDIEDIRDRIIRNLKKERWSSQIVPGTIVVSESLTPADTILFSRNDVKGYITEHGGLTSHAAIIARSLSIPAVLGVPKVLEIVEGDTDLIVDGFYGYVFINPTQEQIDFFRSKIDHLNAVNEGMKELVDLPSVTLDGVEIELQANVDVSGEIEKLASSGTKGIGLYRTEQLIEELGEFPDEETQTRIYTDLSARIYPEPVTIRAFDLGGDKTRLFHPSERNPFLGLRGIRFLLDNKDLFKQQIKAILRSAINKNIRFMLPMVSTIKEIRETKKLIEECKIELTAAGKRYSDAFQLGIMIEVPSAAVLASQLAPESDFFSIGTNDLIQYMMAVDRGNDLVVDLYQEFHPAVIRTLGYIMEDCKEFNISISICGEMAADTLAVPLLVGLGIKSLSVSPAAAPSIKRTIRSFNYARAKELAEECIKCPCEEDVLEKIQVFFDEFNIQRTRHLI is encoded by the coding sequence ATGAAAGGATATGATTTGCTGCTGAGCAGCTCGTTCAACTGGTTGAAGGGAATTCCGGCTGCACCCGGGCTCTATATCGGCAAATCGTATGTCTACTCAAAAGAGGCGATTGTAATCAAGGATGGTCAGATTGAGGATATTGATGAAGCTGTTGCCGCTTTCAATGAGGCACTCGAGAGATCGAGAAAAGAGCTCGACAAAATTTTCAATGTGGCAAAAGAAAAGATGGGGGAGCAAAGGGCTGCAATATTTGAGGCTCAGTTACTGATTCTGGAAGACCCCGATCTTGTTGGAGTTATTCAGGATCGAATAGTGGCAGAAAAAAGGGAGCCTGAGAGTATTGTAAAAGAAGAGTTTAACAAACTGACTGCCATCATGTATGACACAGAGGATGTTTACATGAAGGAGCGGGCAAATGATATCGAGGATATCAGAGACAGAATAATCCGGAATCTGAAAAAGGAGAGATGGTCGTCGCAGATAGTACCCGGAACGATAGTGGTCAGCGAATCACTCACCCCGGCTGATACGATTCTCTTTTCGAGAAATGATGTGAAAGGCTATATTACTGAGCACGGAGGATTGACATCCCACGCAGCAATCATCGCCAGATCTTTAAGCATTCCTGCAGTACTCGGTGTCCCGAAAGTGTTGGAGATAGTCGAGGGAGATACTGATCTTATTGTTGACGGTTTTTACGGCTATGTCTTTATTAACCCAACTCAGGAGCAGATAGATTTCTTCCGGTCAAAAATCGACCATTTGAATGCTGTTAATGAGGGGATGAAGGAACTTGTCGATCTCCCTTCCGTCACTTTGGATGGAGTCGAGATAGAACTTCAGGCGAATGTTGATGTGTCGGGTGAAATAGAGAAGCTGGCTTCGAGTGGTACTAAGGGTATTGGTCTCTACCGTACAGAACAACTGATAGAAGAGCTTGGTGAATTTCCTGATGAAGAAACCCAGACCCGCATTTATACGGATCTCTCCGCAAGGATTTATCCCGAACCGGTGACCATCAGGGCATTCGACCTGGGCGGGGACAAGACCAGACTTTTCCATCCTTCTGAAAGGAATCCGTTCCTGGGACTTAGAGGCATTCGATTTCTCCTTGATAATAAAGATCTGTTCAAACAGCAGATAAAAGCAATTTTGCGATCAGCAATAAACAAAAATATCCGGTTTATGCTTCCCATGGTCTCCACCATTAAGGAAATAAGAGAGACCAAAAAGTTGATTGAGGAATGCAAGATCGAACTGACAGCAGCTGGTAAAAGATATTCAGATGCATTTCAGCTCGGTATCATGATTGAGGTACCTTCGGCGGCCGTTCTTGCCTCACAACTTGCGCCTGAGAGCGACTTTTTCAGCATAGGCACTAATGATCTTATTCAATACATGATGGCAGTGGACAGAGGGAATGATCTGGTCGTTGATCTGTATCAGGAGTTCCATCCTGCGGTCATAAGAACTCTCGGTTACATAATGGAAGACTGCAAGGAGTTTAATATCAGTATCAGTATCTGTGGTGAAATGGCGGCGGACACACTCGCAGTGCCACTTCTTGTCGGGCTCGGCATCAAATCACTCTCGGTATCTCCGGCAGCAGCACCTTCAATCAAGAGAACAATCCGGTCATTCAACTATGCAAGAGCAAAGGAACTGGCTGAAGAATGTATCAAATGTCCTTGTGAAGAGGATGTTCTTGAAAAAATCCAGGTATTCTTTGATGAGTTTAATATTCAAAGGACGCGGCATTTAATTTAA
- a CDS encoding HPr family phosphocarrier protein, giving the protein MIKKRVKIVNRAGLHTRPAAMIVKIASKYKSQFYISKDGYKINGKSIIGVMTLAAAQGSELDLDFEGVDETNMSEEVCTFFERGFEEL; this is encoded by the coding sequence ATGATAAAAAAAAGAGTGAAAATTGTTAACAGAGCCGGTTTGCACACAAGACCGGCAGCAATGATTGTTAAGATTGCATCAAAATACAAATCGCAGTTTTATATCTCGAAAGACGGATATAAAATTAACGGGAAGAGCATCATTGGTGTAATGACTCTGGCAGCAGCTCAGGGGAGTGAACTTGATCTTGATTTTGAGGGTGTGGATGAAACCAACATGTCGGAAGAAGTCTGTACATTTTTCGAGAGAGGATTCGAAGAGCTATGA
- a CDS encoding polyprenyl synthetase family protein gives MDDFKKLYGEVKERIDKELSLVMKNREPLSLYAPADYIMDSPGKRIRPVLVVFSARAVGGSFDEVLHASLAVEMLHNFTLVHDDIMDNSDKRRGMPTLHIKYDLSTAILTGDVLLAAAYEYLQKDLKGNAKAVEHFTRGLIEVCEGQSLDKDFEVREFVSLEEYLEMIGKKTAALSRMCCAVGAILGGGTDAEVDALANYGFLVGLAFQIQDDLLDITADTSALGKPVGGDLLEGKKTFLFLKALEKSSGEDRMALEKIAINKGAKPDEIGFYRDLFERLGVLDDARNEVEKLTFEALGQLSVLKNQEYIELFTSLANSLLNRTK, from the coding sequence ATGGATGATTTTAAGAAACTTTATGGAGAAGTTAAAGAGAGAATTGACAAAGAACTTTCTCTGGTGATGAAAAACAGGGAACCATTGTCTCTCTATGCTCCGGCAGATTATATTATGGACAGCCCCGGGAAAAGGATTCGTCCCGTTCTCGTGGTGTTTTCGGCGCGGGCGGTCGGCGGTTCGTTCGATGAAGTGTTACACGCTTCACTTGCTGTTGAGATGTTGCACAATTTCACTCTGGTCCACGATGATATCATGGATAACTCCGATAAAAGAAGAGGGATGCCAACACTTCACATCAAGTATGACCTCAGCACTGCAATTCTGACAGGAGATGTACTTCTTGCAGCCGCATACGAATATCTTCAGAAAGACCTCAAGGGGAATGCGAAAGCGGTAGAGCATTTTACGAGGGGGCTTATAGAGGTTTGTGAAGGACAAAGTCTCGACAAGGATTTCGAGGTCCGGGAGTTTGTATCGCTCGAAGAGTACCTTGAGATGATTGGCAAAAAAACTGCTGCACTCTCCAGAATGTGTTGTGCTGTGGGGGCAATACTTGGCGGGGGCACTGATGCTGAAGTGGATGCACTTGCAAACTACGGCTTTCTTGTTGGACTCGCATTCCAGATTCAGGATGATCTTCTCGATATTACAGCCGACACATCTGCCCTTGGAAAACCTGTTGGTGGCGATCTTCTGGAAGGGAAAAAGACATTTCTATTTTTGAAAGCGCTCGAGAAAAGCAGTGGTGAAGATCGTATGGCCCTCGAAAAGATAGCAATAAACAAAGGTGCCAAGCCTGATGAAATCGGATTTTATCGCGATCTTTTTGAAAGACTTGGAGTACTTGATGATGCACGGAACGAAGTCGAGAAACTCACTTTTGAAGCACTCGGGCAACTGTCGGTTTTAAAGAATCAGGAGTATATCGAATTGTTTACATCACTTGCAAATTCATTGCTAAATAGAACGAAATAG
- the fni gene encoding type 2 isopentenyl-diphosphate Delta-isomerase: MSDNNELLKRKKEHLELCASDAVTFRNVTAGFEHYGFLHNALTEVDPDEIRLNSDFFGYQTNYPFYISCMTGGTDETVNINLKLAKAAGKLNIPLGLGSQRYALESNNFNEHFDRIREAAGEIPLLGNIGAAQIVEPGMIKKLQRLVKISHINALTVHLNPAQELFQRGGETNFKGLLTALSAIKKEMEIPLIVKEVGSGIDDRAADDLFWVGVDMVDVAGAGGTSWSGVEILRNGGDNSHDFWDWGLPTSYCVRVINELRWQYNFKLAASGGINSGMEVAKALALGADFTASARRILKELLENGEYGVVNLVRDWFDTVTKVMFLTGSPTLEELRMSKIKKKQELI; the protein is encoded by the coding sequence ATGTCTGACAATAACGAACTGTTAAAGAGAAAAAAAGAGCATCTTGAACTGTGTGCTTCTGATGCAGTGACATTTAGAAATGTAACTGCGGGTTTCGAGCATTACGGTTTCCTTCATAATGCTCTTACCGAGGTCGATCCAGATGAGATTCGATTGAACAGTGACTTCTTTGGATATCAGACCAATTATCCATTCTACATCTCCTGCATGACCGGCGGGACAGACGAAACCGTTAACATAAATTTAAAACTTGCCAAAGCTGCCGGGAAATTAAACATTCCTCTCGGGCTTGGCAGTCAAAGATATGCACTTGAGAGCAACAACTTCAATGAGCATTTTGACAGGATAAGGGAAGCTGCAGGTGAGATTCCGTTGCTTGGAAATATTGGGGCTGCACAGATTGTTGAACCCGGAATGATCAAAAAACTTCAGAGACTTGTAAAAATATCTCATATCAACGCACTTACTGTGCATCTGAATCCTGCTCAGGAGTTGTTCCAAAGGGGAGGTGAGACGAACTTTAAAGGACTTTTGACGGCGCTTTCCGCAATCAAAAAAGAGATGGAAATTCCTCTGATTGTAAAGGAAGTTGGTTCGGGGATTGACGACCGGGCTGCCGACGATTTGTTTTGGGTAGGGGTGGACATGGTTGATGTTGCGGGTGCCGGAGGTACATCATGGAGCGGGGTTGAGATTTTGAGAAACGGCGGCGACAACAGTCATGATTTTTGGGACTGGGGGTTGCCGACCAGCTATTGTGTAAGAGTTATTAACGAACTAAGATGGCAGTATAATTTTAAATTGGCGGCTTCGGGAGGCATTAACTCCGGTATGGAAGTGGCAAAAGCTCTTGCTCTCGGTGCCGATTTTACCGCATCGGCGAGAAGAATCCTGAAGGAATTATTGGAGAACGGAGAGTATGGTGTGGTAAATCTGGTCAGGGACTGGTTTGACACAGTTACAAAGGTAATGTTCCTTACAGGTTCTCCGACACTGGAAGAATTACGAATGTCAAAAATTAAGAAGAAACAGGAATTGATCTGA
- a CDS encoding c-type cytochrome, which yields MDFLDKLVLPQSLEHIQLLHYMMMLVLFLYIPFTGMLMGGLSLSLFFKRKAKSTGNPFYLRLSSEVIRTVTVKKTAGVILAMLPPFVLTFIGAQILHQLKIAATGYLFFGALLGVPAVILVYIYRYSLEFKGLFKSMEGNKEVDSYFESASDLNRFAGPWGMFMMISSTYFVIAGISLGIYSNEWEASKNLLHIFASGSFFIKWLYLFAFGFAVTSIVLLFRFFYWDGGLQDESAEYKEFAREKFSKVAMLSAFVLPLLILIHTVQIPASSLSKTTLMYSAIAALLLFGLFHSIYEIVKKKNMNATSWALLFVVFSAVALILGDQSAFKQSTKMNSIALSAQYDSTMKQMLAATGAAEVSGEAIFQQKCQACHKWDVKLVGPPYKETLPKYEGKLDELYKFIGNPVKVNPAYPPMPAQGLKPKEVKAVAKYIMENYKTK from the coding sequence ATGGATTTTCTCGACAAATTAGTTTTACCCCAGTCGCTGGAGCACATTCAGTTACTGCACTATATGATGATGCTGGTGCTGTTCCTCTACATCCCGTTTACGGGGATGCTGATGGGCGGTCTGTCGCTATCTCTCTTTTTTAAGAGGAAGGCAAAATCGACGGGTAATCCTTTTTATCTTCGTCTTTCATCGGAAGTTATACGAACCGTAACAGTTAAAAAGACTGCAGGTGTTATTCTGGCGATGCTTCCACCTTTTGTTCTGACATTTATCGGGGCGCAGATACTTCATCAGTTGAAAATAGCCGCAACCGGCTATCTGTTTTTTGGCGCACTTCTTGGCGTTCCTGCGGTAATACTGGTTTACATATACCGTTATTCGCTGGAATTCAAGGGGTTGTTCAAATCGATGGAAGGGAATAAGGAGGTTGACTCCTATTTCGAGAGTGCGAGTGATTTGAACCGTTTCGCAGGTCCCTGGGGTATGTTCATGATGATTTCATCAACATATTTCGTGATAGCAGGCATCTCGCTGGGTATCTACTCCAACGAATGGGAAGCTTCGAAAAATCTGCTTCATATCTTCGCATCAGGAAGTTTCTTCATTAAGTGGTTGTATCTTTTTGCATTTGGTTTCGCCGTCACTTCGATAGTTCTGCTATTCAGATTTTTCTACTGGGACGGTGGTTTACAGGATGAGTCGGCTGAGTATAAGGAATTTGCACGAGAGAAATTCTCGAAAGTTGCAATGCTTTCAGCTTTTGTATTGCCACTCCTCATTTTGATTCATACGGTTCAGATTCCTGCCTCATCATTGAGCAAGACAACATTGATGTATTCTGCGATTGCCGCTTTGCTTCTATTTGGCCTATTCCATTCCATTTACGAGATTGTGAAGAAGAAGAACATGAATGCAACAAGCTGGGCATTGTTGTTCGTGGTATTCTCTGCAGTGGCTCTCATTCTTGGTGATCAGAGTGCGTTCAAACAGAGCACAAAAATGAACTCAATAGCGCTTTCTGCCCAGTATGATTCAACCATGAAGCAGATGCTTGCGGCAACAGGTGCAGCAGAAGTCAGTGGTGAAGCAATTTTCCAACAGAAATGTCAGGCATGTCACAAATGGGATGTCAAGCTGGTAGGACCTCCGTACAAGGAAACTCTCCCCAAATATGAAGGAAAACTTGATGAGCTTTACAAGTTTATTGGCAATCCTGTGAAAGTAAATCCTGCTTACCCGCCAATGCCAGCTCAGGGTTTGAAGCCAAAGGAAGTGAAGGCTGTTGCGAAATACATTATGGAGAATTATAAAACGAAGTAG
- a CDS encoding protoheme IX farnesyltransferase, translating to MKTLLDLVKIRITVLVSITTGFGYLLSKGEIDFGVIYPVIGIFLTACGSAAINHLQEIDIDLKMNRTRNRPLPAGSLSSLQVILIASAFIVSGSLLLLFMTSYVEMLLGLLAVVWYNVIYTPMKRKNPFAVVPGSIIGSIPPVAGWVAGGGDLTSPESVFLAFFFFIWQIPHFWLLLLFLNKDYVSSGLPTIMSRFSEEQLARITFAWIFATALSALLFPLFNLVSGWVALLMIVFSAGALVIYSIQLLKHDTGRPAFRKAFMGINYFVLYLVLVVSIDKLIPKGLF from the coding sequence ATGAAAACACTGCTCGATCTCGTAAAGATAAGAATTACCGTTCTGGTGTCAATAACCACCGGTTTTGGATATCTTTTGTCCAAAGGAGAGATTGATTTTGGTGTTATTTACCCCGTAATCGGGATTTTTCTTACAGCCTGCGGTTCTGCTGCCATCAATCATCTTCAGGAGATTGATATAGACTTAAAAATGAACAGAACCCGGAACAGACCGCTGCCGGCAGGGTCGCTTTCAAGCCTGCAGGTAATATTGATCGCATCTGCATTCATTGTTTCAGGATCACTCCTGCTGTTGTTCATGACAAGTTATGTCGAAATGTTGCTTGGTCTTCTTGCAGTTGTGTGGTATAATGTAATTTATACTCCCATGAAGAGGAAGAATCCGTTCGCGGTTGTGCCGGGATCCATTATCGGTTCGATTCCACCTGTTGCCGGGTGGGTTGCCGGAGGTGGCGATCTTACATCTCCCGAGAGTGTATTTCTGGCGTTTTTCTTCTTTATCTGGCAGATACCCCATTTTTGGTTGCTCCTGTTGTTCCTTAACAAAGATTATGTCTCCTCGGGTCTCCCGACAATTATGAGCAGATTCAGTGAGGAACAACTTGCAAGGATTACTTTTGCATGGATATTTGCAACTGCACTCTCAGCTCTGCTCTTCCCGTTGTTCAATCTTGTAAGCGGTTGGGTTGCATTGCTGATGATCGTCTTTTCTGCCGGAGCACTCGTAATTTATTCCATTCAACTTCTGAAACATGATACGGGAAGGCCCGCATTCAGGAAGGCATTTATGGGAATAAATTACTTTGTATTGTACCTGGTTTTAGTTGTCTCAATCGATAAATTGATTCCGAAAGGATTATTTTAG
- the coxB gene encoding cytochrome c oxidase subunit II: protein MFNETNYIDSVNHAFTFIVVISAVLLVVITIVMLYFVYKYNAKRNKKAVNIEGNMALEVAWTIIPLFLVAGMFWYGYLGYEALATPPADAYKIKVIGQMWKWNFEYVNGVKTDTLYVPAGKPIQLDVTSSDVSHSFYMPHFRFKKDALPNKNNMVWFQSDETGVYDIACAEYCGLNHWNMYTKVHIVKQDVFDAWLAGKAKAAGITSGAPDTVAAPVDTAKAAPAKVEKKK from the coding sequence ATGTTTAACGAAACAAATTACATTGACAGTGTAAATCATGCTTTCACATTTATTGTGGTCATTTCTGCGGTACTCCTTGTTGTAATCACAATTGTGATGTTATACTTCGTTTACAAGTATAACGCAAAGAGAAACAAAAAAGCGGTGAATATTGAAGGGAACATGGCTCTTGAAGTTGCATGGACCATTATCCCGCTTTTCCTCGTGGCAGGAATGTTCTGGTATGGTTACCTCGGATATGAAGCACTTGCCACACCTCCGGCTGATGCCTATAAAATAAAGGTTATCGGACAGATGTGGAAGTGGAATTTTGAATATGTAAACGGTGTAAAAACTGATACTTTGTATGTGCCTGCAGGGAAACCGATTCAACTGGATGTTACTTCCTCCGATGTGAGTCACAGTTTTTACATGCCGCACTTCCGGTTCAAAAAAGATGCACTTCCCAACAAGAACAACATGGTCTGGTTTCAGTCTGATGAAACCGGAGTGTATGATATTGCCTGTGCCGAATACTGTGGGCTGAACCACTGGAATATGTACACAAAAGTGCATATCGTGAAGCAGGATGTTTTTGATGCATGGCTTGCAGGGAAGGCAAAGGCTGCCGGGATTACATCAGGAGCCCCTGATACTGTAGCCGCACCCGTTGATACCGCAAAAGCGGCTCCGGCAAAAGTTGAGAAGAAAAAATAA
- a CDS encoding cytochrome C oxidase subunit IV family protein, with translation MSEHNSHEHKDHAHGYGHYIIIWFALLVLTGLTVAVAGINFGNLTIITALTVAAVKSFLVMKVFMHLEVENRMFTLFVYTSIFFLAISLILLFSDYSFLQG, from the coding sequence ATGAGCGAACATAATTCACACGAACATAAAGATCACGCACACGGTTACGGTCACTATATTATCATATGGTTTGCCCTTTTGGTACTTACCGGATTGACTGTAGCGGTTGCAGGTATCAATTTTGGTAACCTGACGATAATAACGGCGCTCACAGTAGCTGCTGTTAAATCATTTTTAGTGATGAAAGTATTTATGCATCTGGAAGTTGAGAACAGGATGTTTACTCTCTTTGTTTACACATCCATCTTTTTCCTGGCGATATCACTAATTCTTTTATTTTCTGACTACAGTTTTTTGCAAGGATAG